One window from the genome of Hippoglossus hippoglossus isolate fHipHip1 chromosome 10, fHipHip1.pri, whole genome shotgun sequence encodes:
- the LOC117768920 gene encoding gap junction beta-1 protein-like, which translates to MNWGTFYAVISGVNRHSTGIGRIWLSVIFIFRILVLVVAAESVWGDEKSGFTCNTQQPGCNSVCYDQFFPISHIRLWALQLILVSTPALLVAMHVAHIRHINKKILKKAGRCSPKELEHVKNQKFEITGALWWTYMISIIFRIIFEGTFLYIFYLIYPGFKMVRLVKCDSYPCPNTVDCFVSRPTEKTIFTVFMLAVSGVCVLLNLAEVLYLVGKACKRCFGSSEDESKTAWISPRLSSYRQNEINQLIADHSLKSKFTVTKKSPSEKGERCSAF; encoded by the coding sequence ATGAACTGGGGAACCTTTTATGCCGTGATCAGCGGCGTAAACAGGCACTCTACCGGCATCGGACGCATCTGGCTGTCGGTCATCTTCATCTTCCGTATCCTGGTCCTGGTTGTCGCTGCGGAGAGTGTTTGGGGAGATGAGAAGTCGGGCTTCACTTGCAACACCCAGCAGCCCGGCTGCAACAGCGTGTGTTACGACCAGTTCTTCCCCATCTCGCACATTCGCCTGTGGGCTCTCCAGCTCATCCTGGTTTCCACCCCTGCGCTGCTAGTGGCCATGCATGTGGCCCACATACGCCACATCAACAAGAAGATACTGAAGAAGGCGGGCCGCTGCAGCCCCAAGGAGCTAGAGCACGTCAAAAACCAGAAGTTTGAAATCACCGGAGCTCTGTGGTGGACGTACATGATCAGTATTATCTTCAGGATCATCTTCGAGGGGACTTTTCTCTACATCTTCTACCTGATCTACCCTGGCTTTAAGATGGTGCGTTTAGTGAAGTGTGACTCGTACCCTTGCCCCAACACGGTGGACTGTTTTGTCTCCAGGCCGACAGAAAAGACGATATTCACCGTGTTCATGCTGGCAGTGTCTGGGGTGTGCGTGCTGCTTAATTTGGCCGAGGTGTTGTACCTCGTAGGCAAGGCCTGCAAACGGTGCTTTGGCAGCTCTGAGGATGAGTCCAAAACAGCTTGGATCAGTCCAAGGTTGTCATCTTACAGGCAAAATGAAATCAATCAGCTGATTGCAGACCACTCTCTCAAGTCTAAGTTCACTGTGACCAAAAAGAGCCCAAGTGAGAAGGGTGAGAGGTGCTCTGCCTTCTGA